One Tunturibacter gelidoferens genomic region harbors:
- a CDS encoding glycoside hydrolase family 99-like domain-containing protein, giving the protein MSTQSRRGFIKSMASNAIALSIAKSGIAQSRTHRESEKYVVAAYYFGNYHQDPRNDVAHGKGWTEWQLVKDAKPRFAGHKQPKVPLWGYGDESDPKVFEQKISAAARASISAFIFDWYWYNDGPFLQGALEEGYLRATNRADVEFAIMWANHDWFDLHPAKLTAPPHLQYAGEVTASTFEKLTTHIVNNYFSQDNYLKVDGCPYFSIYELYRFVLGMGGVEKAAAALQQFRDKVKAAGFRDLHFNAVTWGVQLLPGQTEVTDLKDLLARLNVDSTTSYVWIHHAQLAKFPASEYQDLASAYEVYRATASAKLGKPYYPNVSMGWDSSPRACQSDIYTQSSYPFMPVVQGNTPQRFGDALRSAKLFLDNSPDLKTKLLTVNSWNEWTEGSYLEPDTEHGYAYLEQIHAVFGSKA; this is encoded by the coding sequence ATGTCGACCCAAAGCCGCAGGGGATTTATCAAGAGTATGGCGTCAAATGCGATCGCGCTTTCAATTGCGAAGAGCGGGATTGCGCAGTCTCGAACTCATCGAGAGAGCGAGAAGTACGTAGTCGCCGCTTACTACTTCGGTAACTATCACCAGGATCCCCGCAATGATGTCGCCCACGGCAAGGGGTGGACCGAATGGCAACTGGTAAAGGACGCCAAGCCGCGTTTTGCCGGCCACAAACAGCCCAAGGTTCCTCTATGGGGTTACGGGGATGAGTCTGATCCAAAGGTCTTTGAACAAAAGATCAGTGCAGCTGCTCGTGCGTCAATCTCCGCTTTCATCTTCGATTGGTATTGGTATAACGACGGTCCTTTTTTGCAGGGCGCTCTCGAGGAGGGCTATCTACGCGCGACTAACCGCGCAGATGTCGAGTTCGCCATCATGTGGGCGAATCATGACTGGTTCGATTTGCATCCTGCGAAGTTGACGGCTCCGCCACACCTTCAGTATGCGGGCGAGGTCACGGCCTCCACGTTTGAGAAGCTCACAACCCACATCGTCAATAACTACTTCAGCCAGGACAACTATCTCAAGGTCGATGGGTGTCCCTACTTTTCCATCTACGAGCTGTATCGATTTGTGCTCGGAATGGGTGGGGTTGAGAAAGCGGCGGCAGCGCTACAACAATTTCGCGATAAGGTGAAGGCAGCGGGGTTCAGAGACTTGCATTTTAATGCAGTCACCTGGGGTGTCCAACTGTTACCGGGGCAGACGGAGGTGACAGACTTGAAGGATCTGCTCGCGCGTTTGAACGTCGACAGCACAACCTCCTATGTGTGGATCCATCACGCACAGCTGGCAAAGTTTCCCGCCTCGGAGTATCAGGATCTGGCCTCTGCTTACGAAGTTTATCGAGCTACAGCGTCCGCGAAGTTAGGAAAGCCCTATTACCCGAACGTCTCGATGGGATGGGACTCCTCGCCACGGGCATGTCAATCTGACATCTATACCCAATCGTCGTATCCGTTCATGCCCGTAGTGCAAGGGAACACCCCGCAACGATTTGGCGATGCCCTTCGTTCGGCGAAGCTCTTTCTTGACAACTCTCCTGACCTCAAGACGAAGCTGCTCACCGTGAACTCATGGAACGAATGGACTGAGGGGAGTTATCTTGAACCCGACACGGAACACGGATATGCCTATCTCGAGCAGATCCATGCAGTCTTCGGCAGCAAGGCTTGA
- a CDS encoding TlpA family protein disulfide reductase: MSLVLGPLLVAGCDRGSHPGNIDKPAPQFVMGDGTRTVDLSKLRGRVVVLNLWATWCAPCIEELPSLLALQKQMPELAIVAVSMDQDPDVYKRFLVDHHVDLLTVRDEEQKVNALYGTAQIPETYIIDKQGVLRRKFIGAQVWTSPEITSYLSKM, from the coding sequence ATGAGTTTAGTGTTGGGACCGCTGCTGGTGGCGGGGTGCGACCGCGGCAGTCATCCCGGAAATATCGATAAGCCCGCGCCGCAGTTTGTGATGGGGGATGGCACCCGGACGGTTGATTTGAGCAAGCTGCGCGGGCGGGTGGTGGTGCTGAATCTGTGGGCGACCTGGTGCGCGCCCTGCATCGAGGAGCTGCCCAGCCTGCTGGCGCTACAAAAACAGATGCCGGAGCTGGCGATCGTCGCGGTGAGTATGGATCAGGATCCGGATGTGTATAAACGGTTTCTGGTGGACCATCATGTCGACCTATTGACTGTTCGCGACGAGGAGCAGAAGGTCAACGCGCTCTATGGGACGGCGCAGATTCCCGAGACCTACATCATCGATAAGCAGGGCGTGTTGCGACGGAAGTTCATCGGAGCGCAGGTATGGACCAGTCCCGAGATCACCAGCTATCTCTCGAAGATGTGA
- a CDS encoding glycosyltransferase: protein MSDTDPAQEPNSTETPDLELSVIIPARNEQRSLAACMASILSQSEPGFLLGQHWELIVVNDDSTDNTRIIAAEAASTHEGVLVLDAPPLDLSANGGFTGKTNACWTGAQAARGRYLLFTDADTIHQTNDISRSLREADRHDASLLSYSPRQIVTGFWQHAVMPLIFSELASVYPPKQVNDPASQLAAANGQFLLVERDAYFSVGGHRAVGKSVLDDVALAENIKRGSRTIRFRYAPEALSTRMYWTTAEMVEGWTKNLAILFPKPVALALWRVLDLLLFFGLPVAAFGLYWLQPWQRNVILLIWVRTLWRFYSRVARSNFSAPDIAISILGVPFFVYLLLRSVSRHRFKKIIIWKGRNYNTSP, encoded by the coding sequence GTGAGCGACACCGACCCCGCGCAGGAACCGAATTCTACCGAAACACCCGACCTCGAACTCTCGGTCATCATTCCCGCCCGCAACGAGCAGCGCTCGCTGGCCGCCTGTATGGCTTCTATTCTGAGCCAGTCTGAGCCCGGCTTCCTCCTCGGCCAGCATTGGGAGTTGATCGTCGTCAACGATGACTCAACCGACAACACCCGCATCATCGCCGCCGAAGCCGCCTCTACCCACGAAGGGGTCCTCGTCCTCGACGCCCCTCCATTAGACCTTAGCGCCAACGGAGGATTCACCGGCAAGACCAACGCCTGCTGGACCGGCGCGCAGGCCGCACGCGGCAGATACCTCCTCTTCACCGACGCAGACACCATCCACCAGACCAACGACATCTCCCGGTCCCTCCGCGAAGCCGACCGCCATGACGCATCTCTGCTCTCCTACTCGCCCCGCCAGATCGTCACCGGCTTCTGGCAGCACGCCGTCATGCCGTTGATCTTCTCCGAACTGGCCTCCGTCTATCCTCCAAAGCAAGTCAACGATCCAGCCAGCCAACTCGCCGCTGCCAACGGCCAGTTCCTCCTCGTCGAACGCGATGCCTACTTCTCTGTCGGAGGACATCGTGCCGTCGGCAAGAGCGTTCTCGATGACGTTGCCCTCGCCGAAAACATAAAACGTGGCTCTCGGACCATCCGCTTCCGCTACGCCCCCGAAGCCCTCTCCACCCGCATGTACTGGACCACCGCAGAGATGGTCGAAGGTTGGACGAAAAATCTCGCCATCCTCTTTCCAAAGCCCGTTGCCCTCGCCCTCTGGCGCGTCCTCGACCTTCTTCTCTTCTTCGGCCTGCCGGTTGCGGCGTTTGGCCTCTACTGGCTGCAACCCTGGCAGAGAAACGTTATCCTTCTCATCTGGGTCAGGACGCTCTGGCGCTTCTACTCCCGCGTTGCGCGCTCCAACTTCTCGGCACCAGATATAGCGATCTCCATCCTTGGCGTCCCGTTTTTCGTTTACTTACTTTTGCGCAGCGTGAGCCGTCATCGTTTCAAGAAAATCATTATCTGGAAGGGACGTAACTACAACACCTCCCCCTAG
- a CDS encoding 6-pyruvoyl trahydropterin synthase family protein yields the protein MIFLTRKAEFSSAHFYWNEAWSPEENQRIFGKCANRNGHGHNYTLEVTVAGSVDATSGFVVDLKELKDILEREVVSVYDHRHLNLEVPEFKTTIPTTENIAIAIWQRLHDKIPHAKLHRVRVYEMPDLFADYYGES from the coding sequence ATGATCTTTCTTACCCGCAAAGCCGAATTCTCCTCTGCCCACTTCTACTGGAACGAAGCGTGGTCGCCTGAAGAGAATCAACGCATCTTTGGCAAGTGTGCCAATCGCAACGGCCACGGTCACAATTACACGCTTGAGGTCACAGTCGCAGGCTCGGTAGATGCCACCTCCGGCTTCGTCGTCGATCTAAAGGAATTGAAGGACATTCTCGAGCGCGAGGTCGTCAGCGTCTACGATCACCGCCATCTAAACCTCGAAGTTCCCGAGTTTAAAACCACCATCCCCACGACCGAGAACATTGCTATCGCGATATGGCAGCGCCTCCACGACAAGATCCCTCACGCAAAGTTGCACCGCGTCCGCGTCTACGAGATGCCGGATCTCTTCGCGGACTACTATGGAGAATCATGA
- a CDS encoding 6-carboxytetrahydropterin synthase: MKAHLNRRYHFSASHRLHTEAYDAAKNRAVFGKCNNPHGHGHNYTVQVTMSGPVDPSTGMVCNLAELDAFAQTNLLARFDHMNLNTMNCFANIVSTTENLSIEIYRIFQHFPAAHLERVHVEETSNNSFDYAGDATPTPGTM, from the coding sequence ATGAAGGCGCATCTCAATCGCCGTTACCACTTCAGCGCGTCGCATCGTCTTCACACCGAGGCGTACGATGCCGCGAAGAATCGTGCCGTCTTCGGGAAGTGCAACAATCCCCACGGCCACGGCCACAACTACACCGTGCAGGTAACTATGAGCGGTCCGGTCGATCCATCCACAGGAATGGTCTGCAATCTCGCGGAGCTTGATGCCTTTGCGCAAACAAATCTTCTCGCCCGGTTCGATCACATGAACCTGAATACCATGAATTGCTTTGCGAATATTGTCTCCACGACGGAGAATCTAAGTATCGAGATCTATCGCATCTTTCAACACTTTCCCGCTGCTCATCTGGAGCGGGTTCACGTTGAGGAGACCAGCAACAACTCGTTCGACTACGCCGGCGACGCGACACCAACGCCAGGCACGATGTAA
- the folE gene encoding GTP cyclohydrolase I FolE, translating into MARTSATIEPSLLDTVSTQDLYRELLLRIGEDPTRDGLLRTPERMEKSMAFLTRGYSMNVTDVLHEALFDVDYDEMVIVKDIEFFSQCEHHLLPFFGKAHIAYVPNGKVIGLSKIPRLVDVFARRLQVQERLTRQIGEAITDAIRPQGVAVILEAQHLCMMMRGVEKQHSSTVTSAMLGVFKTQLQTRNEFLSLVRRQGNSF; encoded by the coding sequence ATGGCACGCACCTCGGCCACAATTGAACCATCATTACTCGACACCGTTTCGACTCAGGATCTCTACCGCGAACTGCTTCTCCGCATCGGAGAAGATCCCACGCGGGATGGCCTGCTACGTACCCCCGAGCGCATGGAGAAGTCCATGGCGTTTCTCACGCGCGGCTACTCCATGAACGTCACCGACGTTCTCCACGAAGCTCTCTTCGACGTCGACTACGACGAGATGGTCATCGTGAAAGACATCGAGTTCTTCTCGCAGTGCGAGCATCACCTCCTGCCCTTCTTCGGCAAGGCTCACATCGCGTACGTCCCAAACGGCAAGGTCATCGGGCTCAGCAAGATTCCGCGCCTCGTTGATGTCTTCGCACGAAGACTGCAGGTGCAGGAACGGTTGACCCGGCAGATAGGCGAAGCCATCACCGATGCAATTCGCCCGCAGGGCGTAGCCGTAATTCTCGAAGCACAGCACCTCTGCATGATGATGCGCGGCGTTGAGAAGCAGCACTCCTCAACCGTCACCTCGGCCATGCTCGGCGTCTTCAAAACGCAGCTCCAGACGCGTAATGAATTCCTTTCTCTTGTCCGCCGTCAGGGAAACTCGTTCTAG
- the truB gene encoding tRNA pseudouridine(55) synthase TruB: MNGLLVLDKPSGITSHDVVAIVRRATGEKSIGHLGTLDPMATGVLPLLLGKYTRLAQFFGQADKHYTGRIRFGFATDSFDADGMPAGETLPLRLTLEKLRTLSQRFRGELDQVPPIFSAKKINGVAAHKLARAGAEVAVKPARITIHNFELTSLEGDTASFVMSVSAGGYVRSVAHELGQLANCGAHLSSLRRTRAGAFSLEHSITIDQLKTASVAELEGMLPHPRTLLPEMPSVTVDDQLAGRLRNGMQVNLPDFSQAPLVKVFTTPTDLLAITRRIAGTLMQPIVVLG; encoded by the coding sequence ATGAATGGTCTCCTTGTACTCGATAAACCCTCCGGCATTACATCGCATGACGTCGTCGCCATCGTTCGCCGGGCCACTGGCGAAAAGTCCATTGGCCACCTCGGCACGCTGGACCCAATGGCCACCGGCGTTCTGCCGCTGCTTCTCGGCAAATACACGCGCCTCGCGCAGTTCTTCGGCCAAGCAGACAAGCACTACACAGGCCGCATCCGCTTCGGCTTCGCCACCGATAGCTTCGACGCAGACGGAATGCCTGCGGGCGAAACGCTTCCCCTGCGCCTGACCCTTGAAAAGCTGCGAACACTAAGTCAAAGATTTCGCGGGGAGTTAGACCAGGTCCCCCCGATCTTCTCCGCGAAGAAGATCAACGGAGTCGCTGCCCATAAGCTGGCGCGAGCAGGCGCCGAGGTCGCGGTCAAACCGGCGCGCATCACGATTCACAACTTCGAGCTAACCTCCCTCGAAGGCGACACGGCATCTTTCGTCATGTCCGTCTCCGCCGGTGGCTATGTGCGTTCCGTAGCCCACGAGCTCGGGCAATTGGCGAACTGTGGTGCGCATCTTTCCAGTCTGCGAAGGACCCGTGCCGGAGCATTCTCCCTCGAACACTCGATCACCATCGACCAGCTCAAGACAGCCTCGGTCGCCGAACTTGAGGGGATGCTGCCGCACCCGCGCACGCTGCTCCCCGAGATGCCGTCCGTTACCGTGGACGATCAGCTTGCCGGTCGATTGCGAAACGGAATGCAGGTCAATCTCCCCGATTTCTCGCAGGCACCTCTGGTTAAAGTATTCACTACTCCAACAGATTTATTGGCAATCACGCGCCGTATCGCCGGCACGTTGATGCAACCCATCGTCGTCCTCGGGTAG
- a CDS encoding arylesterase, producing MSLLVALSLSGCRGDKTAKQAEVTDSSQPVAESEAPDPASRPSSAAANDGRPVIVCFGDSLTAGYGTDLGQSYPDYLQTDLNAEGYNYRVVNEGISGNTTKDGVERLNRVFALNPAVVVVEFGGNDGLRGLRIEDSRTNLDKIVGTLKASGTKVVLAGITLPPDYGPDYIKQFNDTYATLAAKYHVPILPFLLKDVFGVDGMMQADRTHATSAGNRIVAKNVLPLVTPLLKK from the coding sequence TTGTCTCTCTTGGTGGCGCTTTCGCTGAGTGGCTGCCGCGGTGATAAGACAGCGAAACAGGCTGAGGTGACGGATTCGAGCCAGCCGGTTGCCGAAAGCGAGGCTCCAGATCCTGCTTCCCGGCCCTCGTCGGCAGCCGCAAACGATGGGCGGCCGGTCATCGTTTGCTTCGGGGACAGCCTGACTGCAGGCTACGGAACGGACCTCGGGCAGAGCTATCCTGACTATCTTCAGACGGATCTGAACGCGGAAGGATATAACTACCGCGTCGTGAACGAGGGGATTAGCGGCAATACGACCAAGGACGGCGTCGAGCGGCTCAACAGGGTGTTTGCTTTAAATCCTGCGGTGGTGGTGGTTGAGTTTGGCGGGAATGATGGGTTACGCGGTCTTCGCATTGAAGATTCACGCACAAACCTGGACAAGATTGTCGGCACGCTGAAGGCAAGTGGAACAAAGGTCGTTCTCGCTGGAATTACTCTGCCACCCGACTACGGCCCTGACTACATCAAGCAGTTCAATGACACCTACGCCACGCTTGCAGCGAAGTATCATGTGCCGATACTTCCCTTTCTTTTGAAGGACGTCTTCGGCGTGGACGGCATGATGCAGGCTGATCGGACCCACGCAACGAGCGCGGGGAATCGGATCGTCGCGAAGAATGTGCTCCCTCTCGTGACGCCTCTGCTGAAAAAATAA
- a CDS encoding ABC transporter ATP-binding protein, translating to MIAVKDLRKSIRNGPRTVDILKGLDFTVPKGQFAAIMGSSGSGKSTLLGLLAGLDTPSAGSVRLNGTEISYLPEDKLAQVRGKTIGFVFQSYQLIPTLTALENVLLPHELNADTKESGLERARDLLTSVGLGDRMDHYPVQLSGGEQQRVALARAFILRPPIVLADEPTGNLDTTNGAHVLELLLNLNRTEGTTLVLVTHDPMLATYANRRITLRDGLIIADEINPSPAETSREAALTEG from the coding sequence ATGATCGCTGTGAAAGACCTCCGCAAGTCGATCCGCAACGGCCCCCGAACCGTCGACATCCTCAAAGGACTGGACTTCACAGTTCCGAAAGGTCAGTTCGCCGCAATCATGGGCTCGAGCGGTAGCGGAAAATCCACTCTTCTCGGTCTGCTGGCAGGCCTCGACACTCCGAGCGCGGGCAGTGTTCGACTCAACGGCACCGAGATAAGCTATCTTCCGGAGGACAAGCTCGCCCAGGTCCGCGGAAAAACCATCGGATTCGTCTTTCAGTCCTATCAACTGATCCCAACGCTGACCGCACTGGAAAATGTCCTCCTCCCTCATGAGCTCAACGCCGACACAAAAGAAAGTGGCCTTGAACGCGCACGCGATCTGCTCACCAGCGTTGGCCTCGGAGACCGCATGGACCATTATCCCGTCCAGCTCTCCGGCGGTGAGCAGCAGCGAGTAGCCCTCGCCCGAGCCTTCATCCTCCGCCCCCCCATCGTCCTGGCCGACGAGCCTACAGGAAATCTCGACACAACCAACGGCGCGCATGTGTTGGAGCTTCTGCTCAATCTAAATCGTACTGAAGGCACAACCCTCGTCCTGGTCACGCATGACCCCATGCTTGCGACCTACGCCAACCGCCGCATTACTCTGCGCGATGGGTTGATCATCGCCGACGAGATCAACCCATCGCCGGCCGAGACCTCCCGCGAAGCCGCCTTGACCGAGGGCTAA
- a CDS encoding ABC transporter permease → MATLSYRSAAKIAAREMHSSRGKFFFVILSVAIGVAALTGVRGFSSSFRSTLLNRARSIMAADLSARMFQQPTPDQQKALDEIAATGVEITPVTELLSMASSAKTLDPLLVSLKSVDPTKYPFYGQVELSPSAQLKTVLNANTVAVADDLLVRLNVKIGDQLKIGTQLFRIGSVVVNEPDRLSGNFAAGPRVLISREGLDASGLLAPGSHAGQRYLFKVPPPSNGAPISDKAVADLKARLEKLLPEAQIIDYRETNPALTQGLDRATSLLSLMSLVALVLGAIGVAMAMRAHLQQRLDTIAIMKSLGARSGQIIKIYLLQTLLLGLAGGFLGVALGVAVQLSFPHLLARLIHVDTELHVQLRTVITGLAAGLLTTLLFTLPPLLDIRGVRPILILRRAVEDNDDPFVTAAWRKITKNLAQVAAAVLILAGLAAIATTLSDSLVVGEVFSIGLVAVLGVLLVSSVAVLAGLRFFLSKTRLHLPSSLRHGLANLYRPGNPSAALLAALGLGVMQIMTVYLVQQAVVSELHVSAAPNLPNVFLIDITNEEIGGIRTLLKSQPSVTAPPELLPVVSSRIVDIDGVPANEAKLKNFPKRMLRSINLTWSAASPPGTKTVEGNWWPTDEKRPVVAVEKRQADRLGVHVGSHITFAAQDTQFVATVVVLTKSDGQHAYSRAEFILPQPALAGLPVVWYGGVHADPDHVGELQRALYNSYPTVTVINVAQALETVRAVVLQITYVIQFLAAFSIFAGIIILASSIAGTRYRRIREVVVLKTLGATRARIATVFSIEFAVLGLVAGMVGILFANIIARVLLTRLTVTYHFQWLWTLAALLGTAALTVVTGWVASHRILGRKPLEVLREE, encoded by the coding sequence ATGGCGACCCTCTCCTATCGTTCCGCCGCGAAGATCGCCGCCCGCGAGATGCACTCGTCCCGCGGAAAGTTTTTCTTCGTCATTCTCTCCGTCGCCATCGGCGTCGCTGCGCTAACTGGAGTACGCGGCTTCTCTTCGTCCTTCCGAAGCACTCTGCTCAATCGAGCCCGCAGCATCATGGCGGCTGACCTCTCCGCAAGGATGTTTCAGCAGCCGACCCCGGACCAGCAAAAGGCCCTCGACGAGATCGCGGCAACCGGCGTCGAGATAACTCCCGTCACAGAGCTGCTCTCGATGGCGTCATCCGCGAAGACACTCGATCCTCTACTCGTATCTCTCAAGTCGGTCGATCCCACAAAGTATCCCTTCTACGGACAAGTCGAACTCAGCCCGTCCGCTCAACTGAAGACCGTACTCAATGCGAACACGGTCGCAGTTGCTGACGACCTCCTCGTGCGCTTGAATGTCAAAATAGGAGATCAGCTGAAGATCGGGACACAGCTCTTTCGCATCGGGTCGGTTGTCGTCAATGAGCCGGATCGTCTCTCGGGCAACTTCGCAGCTGGGCCACGTGTACTCATCTCGCGGGAGGGCCTGGACGCAAGCGGCCTCCTCGCGCCCGGAAGCCACGCCGGACAACGCTATCTCTTCAAAGTTCCTCCGCCCAGTAACGGCGCACCTATCTCCGACAAAGCAGTGGCAGACCTGAAAGCCCGCCTGGAAAAGCTCCTTCCAGAGGCACAAATTATTGACTACCGCGAGACCAACCCAGCACTCACGCAAGGTCTCGATCGTGCCACAAGTTTACTGTCGCTGATGAGTCTCGTGGCCCTGGTCCTTGGCGCCATCGGTGTCGCCATGGCGATGCGAGCTCACCTCCAGCAACGGCTCGACACCATCGCAATCATGAAGTCCCTGGGCGCACGCTCAGGCCAGATCATCAAAATCTATCTTCTGCAGACGCTCCTGCTAGGCCTGGCCGGAGGTTTCCTGGGCGTTGCGCTTGGCGTCGCAGTGCAGCTCAGCTTTCCCCACCTTCTGGCGCGGCTCATCCACGTCGACACCGAGCTTCACGTCCAGCTTCGCACCGTCATCACTGGACTCGCAGCCGGCCTGCTCACGACCCTTCTCTTCACCCTGCCTCCGTTGCTCGACATCCGCGGAGTCCGTCCCATCTTGATTCTGCGCCGGGCAGTGGAAGATAACGACGACCCATTCGTGACCGCAGCCTGGCGCAAGATCACCAAAAATCTCGCGCAGGTCGCAGCCGCGGTGCTCATTCTCGCAGGACTTGCTGCCATCGCCACGACACTAAGCGATTCGCTTGTCGTGGGCGAGGTATTTTCGATTGGCCTGGTAGCCGTCCTTGGGGTTCTATTAGTCTCCTCGGTAGCCGTACTGGCCGGACTCCGCTTCTTCCTCTCCAAAACTCGTCTCCATCTGCCGTCCTCGCTTCGTCACGGACTCGCAAACCTCTATCGCCCAGGCAATCCCTCTGCAGCATTATTGGCCGCACTCGGGTTAGGCGTGATGCAGATCATGACGGTCTACCTCGTCCAGCAGGCCGTAGTCTCGGAGCTCCACGTTTCCGCCGCGCCAAACCTTCCCAACGTCTTCCTGATCGATATCACCAACGAAGAGATCGGCGGAATTCGTACGCTGCTAAAGTCACAGCCCAGCGTCACCGCACCACCGGAGCTCCTTCCCGTCGTCTCATCCCGCATCGTCGACATCGATGGCGTCCCCGCAAACGAAGCGAAGCTGAAGAACTTTCCCAAACGAATGTTGCGATCGATAAACCTTACCTGGTCCGCCGCCTCGCCCCCCGGAACGAAAACGGTGGAAGGGAACTGGTGGCCCACAGACGAAAAGCGTCCTGTAGTCGCCGTCGAAAAACGTCAGGCGGACAGGCTAGGCGTTCATGTCGGCTCGCACATCACCTTCGCCGCGCAAGACACTCAGTTCGTCGCCACGGTCGTCGTTCTCACTAAGTCCGACGGCCAGCACGCTTACTCGCGAGCGGAGTTTATTCTGCCGCAACCTGCCCTCGCAGGTCTGCCGGTCGTCTGGTACGGTGGCGTCCATGCCGATCCAGATCACGTTGGCGAACTGCAGCGCGCACTCTACAACTCCTACCCCACCGTCACCGTGATCAACGTCGCGCAGGCGCTCGAAACCGTACGAGCCGTAGTCCTCCAGATCACCTATGTGATCCAGTTTCTCGCAGCGTTCTCCATCTTCGCCGGCATCATCATTCTCGCCAGCTCGATCGCCGGAACCCGCTATCGCCGCATCCGCGAGGTCGTCGTCCTCAAGACTCTGGGAGCCACGCGAGCACGCATTGCCACTGTATTCTCCATCGAGTTCGCAGTCCTGGGGCTCGTTGCTGGCATGGTCGGCATACTCTTCGCGAACATCATTGCGCGAGTGCTGCTAACCAGGCTCACCGTAACGTACCACTTCCAATGGTTGTGGACGCTCGCCGCACTGCTCGGAACAGCCGCCTTGACGGTCGTAACCGGCTGGGTGGCAAGTCACCGCATCCTGGGCAGAAAGCCGCTGGAAGTCCTCCGCGAAGAGTGA
- the galK gene encoding galactokinase produces the protein MKTYNEDALRLHHQRFGHEGKLFAAPARVNLIGEHTDYTGGLVMPMAIDFRTAAVLSKRDDQRAVFYSANYEEEASFEVASLERAPKGHWSDYPAGVLWSLQQQAIRVSGFNMTLAGDVPLGAGLSSSASVEVATALALLAHAGAALSLEKLANLCRRAENEYVGAKSGIMDQFVVAGAVTHRAMLLDCRSLTFELLPLPDQVRVVICNSMVKHAVATGEYGDRRDEVESGQSVLQRERPGVQLLRDATLEDLEACKTKMSAASFARCRHIITENQRVLDAREALLRDDMKRFGSIMVEAHKSMRDDFAASCKEVDTLVEIATQQPECFGARITGGGFGGCTVNVVRTEAAEQFVTTLKKQYAAKTGIEAQCFVSAPSDGALAMAANGGVL, from the coding sequence ATGAAGACGTACAACGAAGATGCGCTGCGTCTTCATCATCAGCGATTCGGTCACGAGGGCAAGCTCTTCGCTGCTCCTGCGCGAGTCAATCTGATCGGCGAGCACACCGACTACACCGGCGGCCTGGTCATGCCCATGGCGATAGACTTTCGAACCGCCGCCGTCCTCAGTAAGAGAGACGACCAGCGCGCCGTCTTCTACTCGGCAAACTACGAGGAAGAAGCCTCATTCGAAGTTGCCTCGCTGGAGCGCGCGCCGAAAGGGCATTGGTCCGACTATCCCGCTGGCGTTCTGTGGTCTCTCCAACAGCAAGCCATCAGGGTAAGTGGCTTCAATATGACCCTCGCAGGAGACGTTCCTCTGGGAGCTGGACTAAGCTCCTCTGCCTCCGTCGAAGTGGCGACGGCATTGGCACTCCTGGCCCACGCAGGAGCGGCCCTGTCCCTCGAAAAACTCGCGAACCTCTGCCGTCGCGCCGAAAACGAGTACGTCGGCGCAAAGAGCGGCATCATGGATCAGTTCGTCGTGGCAGGCGCCGTAACGCATCGCGCGATGCTGCTCGACTGCCGCTCTCTCACCTTTGAGCTTCTCCCCTTGCCGGACCAGGTGCGTGTGGTCATCTGCAACTCGATGGTGAAACATGCTGTGGCAACCGGCGAATATGGAGACCGTCGTGATGAGGTCGAGTCTGGTCAGTCGGTCCTGCAGCGCGAGCGGCCGGGTGTGCAACTGCTGCGGGACGCGACGCTCGAAGATCTTGAAGCCTGCAAAACTAAGATGTCCGCGGCCAGCTTCGCGCGATGCCGGCACATCATCACAGAAAATCAACGGGTATTGGATGCTCGGGAGGCGCTGCTGCGCGACGATATGAAGCGATTCGGAAGCATCATGGTTGAGGCTCACAAGAGTATGCGCGATGATTTTGCCGCAAGCTGTAAAGAGGTCGATACGTTGGTTGAGATCGCCACGCAGCAGCCAGAGTGCTTCGGGGCTCGTATCACAGGGGGCGGATTTGGAGGATGCACCGTGAATGTCGTCCGGACCGAGGCCGCGGAGCAATTCGTTACCACTTTGAAGAAACAGTACGCAGCAAAGACCGGAATCGAAGCACAGTGTTTTGTGAGTGCTCCCTCCGATGGAGCGCTCGCCATGGCTGCAAACGGCGGTGTCCTGTGA